DNA sequence from the Malus sylvestris chromosome 10, drMalSylv7.2, whole genome shotgun sequence genome:
CTGtaacctggctctgataccatgttggaatTTTAGATTGACGGGCCTGGGAAGCCCCACTCTATCGACATTGATATTGTTCATAACTTGGTCATTACCACCTGCCTAATCCGTCAGGTATGAGAATTTATCATAAAATGACTTGATATTAATTAGAGTGAAGTAATCATATTTAAatccatatttttcttttgggtaaattacaaaaaactatCTCAACTATTAGGTCATTAATAGTTTCATATCTCGcatttaaaaagtttcaatgtcataccttatatTCGAATTTGCTGCAATGTCATACTTTCCGTCAATTAACTGTTAGTTCTtcagttaaatgctgatgtggcatGAGGCGATGCccactttttattaaaaaataaataaaatattataaaaaactttaaaaaaatcatttaatatttttaaatattaaaataataattaattataaaaaataaaaataaaaacaaacaaactatCAGTTTCGTCTACCCCTCCCCCTCCTCTTCTTCCCTTcttccccatcttcatcttcttcccccgacCCCCTACCTGCAACCCAGTTCATCTTCCTCTCGCACCCACACCCACCCTCCCTCCGCACCCACCCTCGCACCCACActcttccctcctctacacaccccactccttaaatccacactCATTCCTCCCATTTTCTCCGCGCCCAAGTTCTCCATCCACGGAATCGGCCTGGCGAAGGGGGTTTCCTGATTCCCCCTCACGAACCCGGTGATGGCGTTATacgggatctgggttttttttttttcctgggttgcaggtagggggttgggggaagaagatgaagatgggggagaagataggaggaggaggggaagacaaactgaattttttttttcttctaggttgcaggggaaaaagatgaagatttgggggggggggggggaagagaggaggaggaggaggaggaggaggaggaggaggaggaggaaggggGGGAAGACGaactgagttttttttttttttatttgattttttttctaggTTGCAGGTGAGGGAGtcaggggaagaagatgaagatgagggagaagagaagaaGGGGGAGGGGGTAGACGACTGatggtttgtttttttgtttgtttgtttttttaattaattattattttaatacttaaaaaatattaaatgattttattaattttttaataaaaagtggGCCTCTCCTCatgccacatcagcatttaactgagGAACTGACAGTCAATTGACGaaatgtatgacattgcaataaattcgaagataaggtatgacattgaaatttttttaaaacgaggtatgaaactgttaatgatctaatagttgaggtagttttttataatttattcttttctttttccccacCAATGTGGGATGGTCAACACTTAATTTGGTGGAACATTTCGAAATGCCCAAAATATCATTTGGATTACAGgttatgaaaactataaaaaataaataaagtgagGACAAGATAGTAAAAACATGAGCGGATCCAGTACTTTTAATAAGAATGAactacaattattttattttttttcttcttgttgttgtagttttttgaGCTTAGGGGGTGACCCAACCCAAGAAAAATAGGGTGAAATGTTCAAAATGTTCCCACCAAACAACTAGGCACCTAACTATATGGTGATCAGTTACCATTTTTAGATGGTATCGCAAGCTTTTGTCCTCAATAAGCCGTAGAACAACCAAATATTGTATAAAAAATTGATTTCAAAGCTTCGAAGCAAGGTTCTCCTTGTTTCCCTCATTGAGGACCTTAAATTCTTAAATTAATATGTATAATTCTAACCTTGTTTCCTTCATTAAGGAGTTTAAATTCTTAAATAAAGAAATATAATTTTACATCCTTTGTGAAAAATTGGAAAATTATTGTGCTTGTTCACATTCAAACTAAAAGATTTAAATGTTGACCACCTACATATACTTTATAGTTGGATTTATATTAAAATAACAATTGCAATTAACTAACAGTTTAACAACATAACACGTTAGACTTATTATTTCTATTTAGGTAGAATTAATCCTTCATATGATTATCTTTCTAGAATCCAGATTCTCGCCGGATTCGAAAATTCGCAAATTATATCCGTTCATCTtacatcgtacggtcagaaattttaaataattttatttaaaattaaatacaaacaataCCTGATAAATACTGACaatacgatatacgatgaacatacACGATTTACGGATTCTCAGAATCCTCACCAAAAAATCCAGAGAGAATTCTGTTGGATCTTTCTAATCAACTCTAAATATGGAACACTAAGAcctggtttgggagtgaggtgctaaaaaaaaaagcacccatgaaaaaaagctgtaagggttttaggtgtttggtaaactgaaaaaaaaaggcttattttggaagctgctgtgagaataagctgaaatcaaaggaaaaagctgaagctgctatttgcagctttggaaaactggctttttttcaaagcacacggagctacagtgctcctttaatgaaaagacccactatcagactgcttttttttttccaaaagcacttttacaaaaaagtttaccaaacactctgctgctttatttcacagccgcttattctcacagcacagccgcttattctcacagcagcttttttttaaagcacagcaataccaaaccagccctaaatcaTGTTAggaaatcaatataaaatggtAATACTTTTCCATACAAGAAATATATTAACAATTAACAAGAAATACACACTTGAAGCCAACAATTTTTCTTTACGTTAAAGCTGAGAGAGCCTTGTTTGGATACACACTCACTTTGTTTAATACCTGTACTTttccaaataataaaaatacaagaTTAATTAAGTTCTCCAGCAACTCCGTTTCCCTCTTCAAAGTCCCTTTCACTATTTTGCTTCAAAGCCTTCATATGAAACCTGTATGTACAGTCTACCTAATGCTTAATTTATGTTAAGCTTTGGCCAGCCTTATAAAACCATTACGCTTAGAGCTTCTATCATGTCTCATCCCCTACAAACTTGCAATTGTATTCGAACAATTCGGTCTCAAAAATGGCAAGAACCATCACTTTCTGCTGGGGTTCTGCACTTCTTTTCATATACTTTGTCGGGTTCTTTTTAACTCCGGGCGAAGCTGCACTAAAGACGTACCAATTCGATGTGAGCAATTCATACTGGCAGCTTTAGAATGCATAGTATAGTCTAAATTATTTATCTGTTTGCTAATTTGTATGTACATTTATTTCCAGGTTAAAGTGACCAACGTGAGCAGGTTGTGCCATTCGAAGCCAATTGTTACAGTAAATGGGATGTTCCCAGGACCTACAGTTTATGCTAGAGAAGGAGATACACTTGTCGTTAATGTCACCAACCATGCAAAATATAACATGTCAATTCATTGGTAGGAACATTTATCTTATTATCCCAGCATGAAATTAACATAACAATTTGGGTTTTCTGAGTGTAAAATTAATTTCTGATGGAATTTTGAAGGCATGGACTGAAGCAATATCGCAATGGGTGGGCGGATGGGCCTGCCTACATTACACAATGTCCTATCAAGACAGGGCACAGCTACACCTATAATATTACTATAACAGGCCAAAGAGGAACACTTTGGTGGCATGCTCACATCTTTTGGCTACGAGCTACTGTTTATGGAGCGATTGTCATCATGCCGAAACAAGGCGAAGGATTTCCATTTCCTCAGCCCTACAGGGAAGCTAACATTGTTTTAGGTGAGTTAGTGCAACTAGAAGAACTTGAAATACATGCTGAAAGACATTCAGAATTTATGCAGAAATTAATGGTATTGTTTCTTGTAAATGGTGCAGGAGAATGGTGGAATAACGACGTCGAAGAGGTTGTTAAACAAGGAAACAAAAAGGGACTGCCACCAAATATGTCGGATGCACACACCATCAATGGGAAACCAGGGCCGCTGTTTCCGTGTTCTGAAAAACGTAAGCCAGCGCCTTCGATTGAGGAATTCTTTGACCCTAGATATTTGAGATGATACGTATATATAATTCTTGTTTTATATGCTATCTCAGATACCTATGCATTGGAGGTTGAACAAGGAAAGACATACCTTCTTCGAATCATCAATGCTGCACTCAATGATGAGCTATTCTTCGCCATTGCTGGCCACAATTTGACAGTGGTAGAAATTGACGCAGTCTACACCAAACCATTTACAACTCAAGCAATACTAATAGCACCAGGCCAGACTACGAATGTTCTGGTTCAAGCAACCCAAGCACCGGGCAGATATTTCATGGCTGCCAGGCCATTTATGGATGCACCCGTTTCAGTTGACAACAAAACTGCCACTGCAATACTACAATATAAAGGCATCCCGAATTCTGTACAGCCAGTCCTTCCTCAACTTCCAGCACCCAATAACACCGCCTTCGCATTAAACTACGATGACAATCTTAGAAGTCTAAACACAGCACAGTTCCCAGCCCATGTACCTCTCAAAGTTGACCGACATCTCTTTTATACGATTGGTTTAGGAATCAACCCTTGCCCTACTTGTCTGAATGGAACACAACTCACTGCTTCTTTAAACAATATCACTTTCGTGATGCCGAAAATTGGGCTGCTTCAAGCTCATTTTTTCAACACCAAGGGAGTATTTACCACAGATTTTCCCGACCGCCCGCCAACGTCTTTCAATTTCACAGGTGCTCCACTCACAGCCAACCTTGGAACGAAACAAGGTACCCGGCTTAGCAAGATTGCCTTCAATTCAACAGTAGAGTTGGTGCTACAAGACACCAATCTTCTCACAGTGGAGTCCCACCCCTTCCACCTTCATGGTTACAATTTCTTTATTGTTGGCTCTGGAATTGGGAACTTTGACCCGAAAAAGGACCCGGCTACCTTTAACTTGGTCGACCCTCCTGAGAGAAACACAGTGGGAGTTCCCACCGGCGGTTGGACTGCCATAAGGTTCCGGGCTGATAATCCAGGTAAACACATCAACATAACCAAACAGCATTGtatgttaaaatttatatttactAGTTAAGCAAGTTATTGGCTTGTTTTAATATACCTTACTGATCATATGACGGTAATTGAACAATTCAGGGGTGTGGTTCATGCACTGTCATTTGGAGCTGCATACAAGCTGGGGTCTGAAGACTGCATTTGTGGTGGAAAATGGGAAAGACACTGATCACTCTGTCATGCCTCCACCTAAAGACCTTCCACCTTGTTAGTTCCAAATACGTATCGGAGAACTCACAGTGGAGTTTCTAGGAGACCAcaaactatttttatttttgagccTTTTGGTTGACAGATTCTTGTAAACATTACTGCAAAGTGCAGGAGTTCTACAAGCAAAACTCTTGTTCTAAGATGAATAACAAAATGTAATGTGTATCGAATTCTTTTAAAAGAAACCTCCACATTGGCGACACCCTTTGAAATAAGAGCTGCCAAGAATAAGAATTGGGCCTCAACATGGGTCTTTTTGGTTAAAACAATCCCAGCCAAGTATGATCATTTGGAGCCCATCTCCAATTCAGGCCCACAACGGGAAGGCAATCAAGGCACTGTTCTGCACTATAAATACTAACAACAAGAACGGAAAACCTAATTCGCCAATCAAAGCAATGTTTCCTTCGGCGTATTAATATTTGTGCGTCTGGGTAAATATTCATATTTTTGTTTGTAGGAGGAGGCAGGAGGTGCGATGATGATGAGAAATTTATAATCTCGTTAATCTGATCTTGTATGAGGAGAAACTATCTCATCCATTCATAATCTTTCTGAgcaccttcttccttctttttattCTCATTTACTTATTTATTTGAATTCAAACTTGTCATGCTTTCTGTACTTctgttttcatttatttatttatttatttattttgggtttttcttgctCCTGGATGATCTTAAGAAATGTACTCAATACCTCGACTTTTCGTGGAAAAATGGTCCAAATCGAGGATTTTAAATTATGGGAAATGggttgtttttaaattcaatGAAAAGGcccttttgtttgaaattgggAATCTGAATCAAGAAATTAAACTTAGTTGCTAAGCTTTGAGTGACAAATTTTACTAGTCGATTGATGTGATTCTTTTGAATCTTGATATCATTTGGTCTGCGGATATTGCCTAATTGCATGACTTTTAATGCCCAATATAATAATCTTAATTAATCATAAGTATTTTGAACTAGACTAGTCATGAGCTGGGGTTTTGAACTTTGACCATAATATTGCCGGATTGTGATTGAGGGCATATCTCAATTCTGAgagattttataaatttatggattttgatgaaatttaattgatttatagaGTTTGTGTTTGATTTTAATTCAATTCCTTTGAAATATCAGGAGGAGATTTATGAatgattaaattataaaaaaattaatgaaaaatgtttaaaaattttgaattttaatgaaaataacaaaataaagagtaaaatgaatattaataagattaattttttaatgtaaaaatatagtatttttgttaaaataaacagcaTCAAAAACTTTTCGTaaaaattcatttaaattatactATAAAATTTTATCGTAAATTATAAGACTAATTTTTATTAGATACTATTTCtactaaattttaaatttaaaataatttataatcgtaaaataaataaacatgtttaaaAGATGTTCGAGATCGTCATAAATAGAATCCAAAAAAGATCCTCGTTCaagaatttgaacttgttatccagtaaaataattgaaatgatgaaaaaaTCCTACTCGTCAAGTAAATAGATTTTTCATACGACATTTCAACGTAAAATAGATTActgtaaaaagaaaagaaggcaaGAAAAGTCAGTGGACGAAAGCAATCCAAATACGCAAAGCAAAGAAATGGAATCCACGTGCACAACACAGCCGACCAAACCAGTCTCCTCCGGTCCTACCTGGCGGTTTTGCACCAAAACCGCGGCCCATGATTACCTGAACAAAACACCCCAACACAACCAAAATCGACAACAGAATTCCTGAATCCATCAGAAACCCACATCATTAAAATCATCCTTAATTCGGTTCTGCGAATCATACGGTGATGGCGTTGGAGACCGTGAAGGAGGACGAAGAAGTTTACAGTTGGAGAGAAGTGCAGCTTCTTCATACCGCGGAGCTCGAGAGAGAGAAGCTGGAGCGAAAGCGAGGCCGTGACATTATCATAGCTGTGGATCATGGCCCCAACAGCAAGTACGCTTTCGATTGGGCCCTCATCCACTTCTGCAGGCTCGCTGATACCCTCCATCTCGTTCATGCCGTTTCCAGttaattcatttcttcatttacAAGCCTTCATGTTCTTGTATGTCTTTTATATGCTTCGCGTGACAGGTCCTATGAGATTCTGTATTCACGGTGGGGTGGGAGGCGTGGGGCCCACCCCGTTGTTACGAGAGAGAGCTCATAGGACCTGTCATATTCAAGATTTGTTTTCATTCAAACCGTAGATGTATATGAGTGTCATGTTGTACGTTTGATCCTTTCACGCAGCACCTAGACGATTATCTTGAGGTAACCTCTTGTTATTTTTTCATGTTTAGATGTGAAAAACGAGATTGTTTACAATGCAAGTGAGGAGCTTATGGTGAAGCTTGCTATGGAGGCACTTCAAGTTGCCATGGTGGGTATAATAAGGGTTGTACTTGGCGTAAGCGTAACTTATGGCCTTTTCAATCATGCGTGGAATATTAGCCATGTCAAATTTTATATATCAACTGTTGGTGATCTAATTTGGGGCATCCAAAGTTGCACATAAAATTGCGATTAAACAACGTTTGGCCATTGCAATTTGTCAAGTAAAGTAAGATTTGTTGTTTTCAACTGTTGGTGGTGTATATTGTTGTGTTGGATAAGTGTAATCTAGTTGAATTAATTGGATAATGCCGATCGATATAGCATGATAACAGTAATAACGGATGCCCCAACGCAGCTTGAACTGTTTTTATCGTGAAATGTTGACTTGCCAAACTGTCTGAGAACATAACATGTGTGATTCCTACATACTATGAATCTGAGTTATCGATTAATGCCTCATTTCATATTCATATTCTGGTAATATAAACATCCGACGACACAAATTTGTGGAGAGAACATATTTCTGTTATTCTAGAGGTAAATAATGTGGACAATTATGAAACCAACTATAGGTTATTATCTTGCATTTGGAATTTTTTACATCCAATGTTTTATGGAAATAGGTAAGGAGTACTGCCCGGATTGTGGAAGGGGATCCGGGTAAGGTAATTTGCAAGGAAGCAGAACGAATAAAACCAGCAGCTGTGATCCTAGGTACCAGAGGCAGAGGCTTCATTCAAAGGTACCCCTCCTCTTTCAATCTCAAACACACAATTCATTTACTCACTTTATTGCTGGGATTTCTTCAGT
Encoded proteins:
- the LOC126584898 gene encoding laccase-11-like gives rise to the protein MARTITFCWGSALLFIYFVGFFLTPGEAALKTYQFDVKVTNVSRLCHSKPIVTVNGMFPGPTVYAREGDTLVVNVTNHAKYNMSIHWHGLKQYRNGWADGPAYITQCPIKTGHSYTYNITITGQRGTLWWHAHIFWLRATVYGAIVIMPKQGEGFPFPQPYREANIVLGEWWNNDVEEVVKQGNKKGLPPNMSDAHTINGKPGPLFPCSEKHTYALEVEQGKTYLLRIINAALNDELFFAIAGHNLTVVEIDAVYTKPFTTQAILIAPGQTTNVLVQATQAPGRYFMAARPFMDAPVSVDNKTATAILQYKGIPNSVQPVLPQLPAPNNTAFALNYDDNLRSLNTAQFPAHVPLKVDRHLFYTIGLGINPCPTCLNGTQLTASLNNITFVMPKIGLLQAHFFNTKGVFTTDFPDRPPTSFNFTGAPLTANLGTKQGTRLSKIAFNSTVELVLQDTNLLTVESHPFHLHGYNFFIVGSGIGNFDPKKDPATFNLVDPPERNTVGVPTGGWTAIRFRADNPGVWFMHCHLELHTSWGLKTAFVVENGKDTDHSVMPPPKDLPPC
- the LOC126586772 gene encoding uncharacterized protein LOC126586772 isoform X2, with amino-acid sequence MALETVKEDEEVYSWREVQLLHTAELEREKLERKRGRDIIIAVDHGPNSKYAFDWALIHFCRLADTLHLVHAVSNVKNEIVYNASEELMVKLAMEALQVAMVRSTARIVEGDPGKVICKEAERIKPAAVILGTRGRGFIQSVLKGSVSEYCMRNCKSAPVVIVPGKGNFT
- the LOC126586772 gene encoding uncharacterized protein LOC126586772 isoform X1, with the translated sequence MALETVKEDEEVYSWREVQLLHTAELEREKLERKRGRDIIIAVDHGPNSKYAFDWALIHFCRLADTLHLVHAVSNVKNEIVYNASEELMVKLAMEALQVAMVRSTARIVEGDPGKVICKEAERIKPAAVILGTRGRGFIQSVLKGSVSEYCMRNCKSAPVVIVPGKEAGDESII